One Thiomicrorhabdus sp. genomic region harbors:
- a CDS encoding HU family DNA-binding protein — MNKSELVSAIAEEAGLTKADAAKALDATVSAITKAMSAGDTVAIIGFGTFKVGERAARTGRNPQTGAEMQIPAAKVPKFTAGKALKDAVN, encoded by the coding sequence ATGAATAAATCTGAACTAGTAAGCGCAATCGCGGAAGAAGCTGGACTAACCAAAGCGGATGCAGCCAAGGCATTGGATGCAACAGTTTCCGCAATTACTAAAGCAATGAGCGCAGGCGATACCGTTGCGATTATCGGTTTCGGAACTTTCAAGGTTGGCGAGCGTGCAGCACGTACCGGCCGCAACCCGCAAACAGGTGCCGAAATGCAAATTCCTGCTGCTAAAGTTCCAAAATTTACCGCTGGTAAGGCTTTGAAAGACGCAGTGAACTAA
- a CDS encoding enoyl-ACP reductase, with protein sequence MGFLAGKKALIIGVANNKSIAYGIAKQMHEQGAEIALTYQNEKLKGRVEKIAEELGSSIVLPLDVSDDAEVNQVFAELGKEWDGLDILVHSVAFAPREELEGRMIDASTREGFKIAHDISAYSLTACAKAAHEMLKAKNGSVLTVSYLGAERAVPNYNVMGIAKASLEATVRYLAADLGQEGIRVNAVSAGPIRTLAAAGIKDFRSMLDKAAASTPLRRNVTIEEVGNTAAFLCSDLASGITGEITYVDGGYNITASN encoded by the coding sequence ATGGGATTCCTAGCAGGAAAAAAAGCTTTAATTATTGGTGTTGCCAATAACAAATCGATCGCCTACGGGATTGCTAAACAAATGCATGAACAAGGCGCCGAGATCGCCTTGACCTATCAAAACGAGAAACTGAAAGGTCGCGTCGAGAAAATTGCCGAAGAGCTGGGGTCATCCATCGTACTTCCCTTAGATGTTTCCGACGATGCAGAAGTCAATCAGGTTTTTGCCGAACTAGGTAAAGAATGGGATGGTTTAGATATTCTGGTACATTCGGTTGCTTTCGCGCCGCGCGAAGAACTTGAAGGCCGCATGATCGATGCCTCAACCCGTGAAGGCTTTAAAATTGCTCACGACATTTCTGCCTATAGCCTCACAGCTTGCGCCAAAGCGGCGCATGAAATGTTAAAAGCCAAAAACGGTTCCGTCCTGACGGTTTCTTACCTTGGCGCCGAGCGTGCCGTGCCTAACTACAACGTCATGGGAATTGCCAAAGCGTCTCTGGAAGCAACTGTGCGTTATCTGGCCGCCGACCTTGGTCAGGAAGGGATTCGCGTCAACGCGGTCTCGGCAGGACCGATTCGAACACTCGCCGCAGCAGGCATCAAGGACTTCCGCAGCATGCTGGATAAAGCGGCTGCTTCAACCCCTCTGCGTCGCAATGTCACCATTGAAGAAGTCGGCAATACTGCGGCCTTCCTCTGCTCCGACCTGGCATCCGGCATTACCGGCGAGATCACTTATGTAGATGGTGGATATAATATTACCGCTTCCAATTAA
- the lon gene encoding endopeptidase La, producing the protein MNIDQIEMKMNVLVLPLRDVVVFPGNVMPLFVGREKSIRALNEAMNGDKQIFLVAQKSAELDVPSLEDLYEVGTMANILQLLKLPDGTVKVLVEGVERFNLLALNNDESVLMGDVRAVQSHEDNPADEMVLMRTLKERFSAFADHKKKIPSEVRNSLQKEDNPDRMVDLISANLNLGVKEKQTLLEMTSVSERLERVLAMVETELELLESEKRITTRVKKQMDKTQREYYLNEKIKAIHSELAGGDEAVVNELDQLNERIEKAGMSAEAKQKAQTELKKLKMMPAQSSEATVVRNYLDWLIDIPWKKRSRVSNDLPKAQTILDSQHYGLEKVKERIIEYLAVQKRVKKMKGPILCLVGPPGVGKTSLAKSIAEATNRKYVRMALGGVRDEAEIRGHRKTYIGALPGKIIQKMQSAGTKNPLFLLDEIDKMSSDLRGDPASALLEVLDPEQNHTFNDHYLEVDYDLSDVMFVATSNSMDIPEALLDRMEVINLSGYTEPEKLNIAQRHLLPKSKKEHGIKASELDVTEGAIRAIIQTYTREAGVRLLARELAKICRKAVKKLVFDDSLKSICVDSADLEDYLGVARYRIGLADEENRIGQVSGLAWTRVGGDLLRIEATAMPGKGKLSSTGQLGSVMQESVQTAMSVIRSRSKDLNLTEDFYENFDLHLHFPEGATKKDGPSAGIAICTAITSVLTNIPVRADVAMTGEITLRGEVLPIGGLKEKLLAALRGGIKTVLIPHDNVRDLAEVPDEVKNHLDIHPVRWVDEVLELALTIAPKSMQSKAGKGIETEIDPPVFDKGNRRNPQKNRSEHH; encoded by the coding sequence ATGAATATAGATCAGATTGAAATGAAAATGAATGTGCTGGTGCTGCCGTTACGTGATGTGGTTGTCTTTCCCGGTAATGTCATGCCGTTGTTTGTTGGCCGAGAAAAGTCGATTCGTGCTTTAAATGAAGCGATGAACGGTGATAAGCAGATTTTTCTGGTGGCTCAAAAGAGCGCGGAACTGGATGTTCCCAGTCTGGAAGACTTGTATGAAGTTGGCACCATGGCCAATATTTTGCAGTTATTGAAACTTCCCGACGGAACCGTCAAAGTTCTGGTTGAAGGTGTTGAGCGCTTCAATCTTTTGGCTTTGAACAATGATGAAAGTGTTTTGATGGGGGATGTGCGTGCCGTTCAATCGCATGAAGATAATCCTGCCGATGAAATGGTTTTGATGCGTACACTGAAAGAGCGGTTTTCTGCTTTCGCCGATCATAAAAAGAAAATTCCTTCCGAGGTTCGGAACTCTCTTCAAAAAGAAGATAACCCGGATCGAATGGTGGACCTGATTTCTGCCAATTTGAATCTCGGGGTTAAGGAGAAGCAAACTCTGCTGGAAATGACGTCGGTCAGCGAACGTCTGGAACGGGTTTTGGCGATGGTTGAAACCGAATTGGAATTGCTGGAATCGGAAAAAAGGATTACGACTCGGGTTAAAAAACAGATGGATAAAACTCAGCGAGAGTATTATCTGAATGAAAAAATCAAGGCGATTCACAGTGAACTGGCCGGCGGTGATGAAGCCGTTGTCAATGAGCTTGACCAGTTGAATGAACGTATTGAAAAAGCCGGCATGAGCGCCGAGGCGAAGCAGAAAGCGCAGACTGAACTGAAAAAGCTGAAAATGATGCCGGCTCAGTCCTCTGAAGCGACCGTTGTGCGAAATTATCTTGACTGGCTAATCGATATTCCATGGAAAAAACGCAGCCGGGTGTCCAATGATCTCCCGAAAGCTCAGACGATTTTGGATTCTCAGCATTACGGTCTGGAGAAAGTCAAAGAACGCATTATTGAATACCTTGCGGTGCAAAAGCGCGTGAAGAAGATGAAAGGGCCGATTTTGTGTTTAGTCGGGCCGCCAGGTGTCGGTAAAACCTCTTTGGCTAAATCGATCGCCGAAGCGACCAATCGAAAATATGTACGTATGGCTTTAGGCGGGGTGAGGGACGAGGCAGAAATCCGCGGGCACCGTAAAACCTATATAGGCGCGCTCCCGGGAAAAATCATTCAAAAGATGCAGAGTGCTGGTACTAAGAACCCGCTGTTTTTACTGGATGAGATCGATAAGATGTCAAGCGACCTGCGAGGTGATCCGGCTTCGGCATTGCTGGAAGTGTTGGACCCTGAACAGAACCACACTTTTAACGACCATTATCTGGAGGTCGACTACGATTTGTCGGATGTGATGTTTGTCGCAACGTCAAACTCGATGGACATTCCGGAAGCTTTGCTGGATCGAATGGAAGTCATTAATTTATCCGGCTATACCGAACCGGAAAAGTTAAATATTGCCCAACGTCACCTCTTGCCGAAATCGAAAAAAGAGCATGGCATTAAGGCGAGTGAGCTGGATGTGACAGAAGGCGCGATTCGTGCGATTATTCAAACCTATACCCGCGAAGCAGGAGTTCGCCTGTTAGCACGTGAATTGGCAAAAATCTGTCGTAAGGCCGTAAAAAAACTGGTCTTTGACGATTCTTTGAAAAGCATTTGCGTAGATAGTGCCGACTTGGAAGATTATTTGGGCGTTGCCCGCTACCGTATCGGCTTGGCGGACGAAGAAAACCGTATTGGACAGGTCTCCGGTCTGGCGTGGACTCGTGTCGGCGGTGATTTGCTTCGAATCGAAGCGACCGCTATGCCCGGAAAAGGTAAGCTTTCCAGCACCGGTCAGTTAGGGAGCGTCATGCAGGAATCGGTGCAGACTGCGATGAGTGTCATTCGCAGCCGTTCCAAGGATTTGAATCTGACGGAAGATTTTTACGAGAATTTCGATCTCCATCTGCATTTTCCCGAGGGGGCAACCAAAAAAGATGGCCCCAGTGCGGGGATTGCTATCTGTACGGCCATTACATCGGTTTTAACGAATATCCCGGTTAGAGCCGATGTCGCAATGACTGGCGAAATTACCTTGCGCGGAGAAGTTCTGCCGATAGGAGGCCTTAAAGAAAAACTGCTGGCGGCTCTGAGAGGCGGGATTAAAACAGTACTGATTCCGCACGATAATGTTCGTGATCTGGCAGAGGTGCCGGATGAAGTGAAAAATCACTTGGACATTCATCCGGTTCGTTGGGTGGATGAAGTCTTGGAGCTGGCGTTGACGATTGCCCCGAAATCAATGCAAAGCAAGGCAGGTAAAGGCATTGAGACGGAAATCGATCCTCCTGTGTTTGATAAGGGAAATCGGCGTAATCCGCAGAAAAATCGCAGTGAACATCACTAA
- a CDS encoding ABC transporter permease, producing the protein MLAYIIKRLLFAVPILLGVNLITFALFFGINTPDNMARAQLGAKQTTPEMIEAWKVERGYDKPLFFNGETSGADQVLDTLFVQESIKLFQFDFGRSDSGRQISADIQERMWPSLAIALPTFIIGLFTNIAVALLLVLFRASALDRSAMVLAVILMSISGLFYIIAAQVVFGKILHWVPISGYESGWSMWKFIVLPVFIGVIAGIGAGVRWYRSIFLEEIHKDYVRSARAKGLSEIQVLFKHLLKNGMLPILTGVVVVIPTLFMGSLIMESFFGIPGLGSYTIDAIQSQDFSIVKAMVFLGSVLYIIGLILTDIAYSWFDPRVRLR; encoded by the coding sequence ATGCTGGCTTATATTATAAAACGTCTGTTGTTTGCCGTACCGATTCTGCTCGGGGTGAATCTGATCACTTTTGCTTTGTTCTTCGGAATCAATACGCCGGATAATATGGCTCGTGCGCAACTGGGAGCCAAACAGACAACGCCTGAAATGATTGAAGCCTGGAAAGTGGAGCGCGGTTATGACAAGCCGCTGTTTTTCAACGGCGAGACATCGGGTGCCGATCAGGTTTTGGATACTTTGTTTGTACAGGAATCAATCAAGCTTTTTCAGTTTGATTTCGGGCGGTCGGACAGTGGGCGTCAGATCAGCGCTGATATTCAGGAGCGGATGTGGCCTTCGCTGGCAATCGCCTTGCCGACGTTTATCATCGGCTTGTTCACCAACATTGCCGTGGCTTTGCTGCTGGTTTTGTTTCGTGCCAGCGCATTGGATAGAAGCGCAATGGTGCTTGCGGTTATTTTAATGTCGATTTCCGGGCTGTTTTACATTATTGCCGCGCAGGTGGTGTTTGGAAAAATATTGCACTGGGTACCGATCTCCGGTTATGAGTCCGGCTGGAGTATGTGGAAGTTCATTGTTTTGCCCGTATTTATCGGTGTGATTGCCGGGATCGGCGCCGGTGTGCGCTGGTATCGGAGTATTTTTCTGGAGGAAATTCATAAAGATTATGTCCGCAGTGCCCGAGCAAAAGGCTTGTCGGAAATTCAGGTATTGTTTAAACACCTGTTGAAAAACGGCATGCTGCCGATATTAACCGGTGTGGTTGTGGTTATTCCGACATTGTTCATGGGGAGTTTGATTATGGAATCCTTCTTTGGTATTCCCGGTCTGGGAAGCTATACCATCGACGCCATTCAATCTCAGGATTTTTCGATTGTGAAAGCAATGGTCTTTTTGGGCTCGGTTCTGTATATCATTGGTTTGATTCTGACGGATATTGCTTACAGCTGGTTTGATCCGCGGGTGCGCTTAAGATGA
- the clpX gene encoding ATP-dependent Clp protease ATP-binding subunit ClpX encodes MSHDKTLHCSFCGKGQDEVRKLIAGPSVYICDECVELCNDILREEFGEEDIGKFELESLPTPHEISQILDDYVIGQHQAKKVLSVAVYNHYKRLQNAHIKDDVELTKSNILLIGPTGSGKTLLAQTLARLLDVPFAIADATTLTEAGYVGEDVESIILKLLQRCDNDPEKAERGIIYIDEIDKITRKSENPSITRDVSGEGVQQALLKLVEGTMASVPPQGGRKHPNQDMIQVDTSKILFVVGGAFEGLDKIIDQRIEKDVGIGFSAQVRSEDNKLSLTEKFCQIEPEDLIKFGLIPEFVGRLPMVAALEELNEEALVQILTEPKNALVKQFQKMFELEGAELQFRKDALLEIARLAIERKTGARGLRSIMEQLLLDTMYDLPSLKNVDKVVINKAVIQGKKSPMLVYQEEATPKASSE; translated from the coding sequence ATGAGTCACGATAAAACATTACATTGCTCTTTCTGTGGAAAGGGTCAAGACGAAGTTCGTAAGCTGATTGCAGGGCCTTCAGTGTACATCTGCGACGAATGCGTTGAGTTGTGCAACGATATTCTGCGTGAAGAGTTCGGTGAAGAAGATATCGGCAAGTTTGAGCTTGAATCTTTGCCGACGCCTCATGAAATCAGTCAGATTCTCGACGATTATGTCATTGGTCAGCACCAGGCGAAGAAAGTGCTTTCTGTAGCGGTTTATAACCACTATAAGCGGTTGCAGAATGCACACATCAAAGATGATGTTGAGCTGACTAAAAGTAATATCCTGTTGATCGGCCCGACGGGCTCCGGTAAGACCTTGCTGGCGCAAACTCTGGCGCGCTTGCTTGATGTTCCTTTCGCAATTGCCGACGCAACCACGCTAACCGAAGCCGGTTATGTCGGTGAGGATGTGGAAAGCATTATCTTGAAGTTGTTGCAACGTTGCGATAACGACCCTGAAAAAGCCGAGCGCGGGATTATCTACATTGATGAGATCGATAAAATTACGCGCAAATCTGAAAATCCGTCAATCACACGTGACGTGTCGGGTGAAGGGGTTCAGCAGGCATTGTTGAAGCTGGTTGAAGGAACCATGGCTTCGGTACCTCCTCAAGGCGGAAGAAAGCACCCTAATCAAGATATGATTCAGGTCGATACCTCGAAAATTCTGTTTGTTGTCGGTGGTGCTTTCGAAGGCTTGGACAAAATCATCGATCAGCGTATCGAAAAAGATGTCGGAATAGGCTTCTCGGCTCAGGTTCGTAGTGAAGACAACAAGTTGAGTTTGACCGAGAAGTTCTGTCAGATCGAACCGGAAGATTTAATTAAATTTGGTTTGATTCCCGAATTTGTCGGACGTTTACCGATGGTTGCCGCACTGGAAGAGCTGAATGAAGAGGCTTTGGTGCAAATTCTGACTGAACCGAAAAATGCTTTGGTGAAACAATTTCAGAAAATGTTTGAACTGGAAGGGGCCGAGCTTCAGTTCCGCAAGGACGCCTTACTTGAAATCGCACGGTTGGCAATCGAGCGAAAAACCGGTGCGCGAGGACTGCGTTCAATCATGGAGCAGTTGCTGCTTGATACGATGTATGACCTGCCCAGCTTGAAAAATGTCGATAAAGTCGTTATTAACAAAGCAGTGATTCAAGGTAAGAAATCGCCGATGCTGGTTTATCAAGAAGAAGCGACTCCAAAAGCCTCCAGTGAATAA
- a CDS encoding ABC transporter permease has translation MTPVFLWTDLMIWLLFAAMVWGLRSIRKSKQARKQWREIFESPIAMASAVVLSFYVLIALSDSLHMKFQQESRWAPTGYENQVLSLLDLSLWHLVKHQERTYSAPFSSEEYSRSIRYAEDGQVQQIYRPLQFAASHLENPESRDEFWKDVGAKAAIGLLAGVGLTLAIFIFHGYFRVRAYVKRDIRVKPKKLPWRSGYFMLLLLLAVFGALYYLSYFYHVLGTDKVGEDVFYQALKSVRTGVLIGSLTTLVMLPLALFLGISAGYFKGWIDDVIQYLYTTLNSIPGVLLIAAAVLVMQSWMTLHPAGFGSSEERADLRLLFLIFILGMTSWTGLCRLLRAETLKISQLEYIQSAKAFGMGGMTLIYRHIMPNLMHLVLIAVVLDFSGLVLAEAVLSYVGVGVDPTTYSWGNMINQARLEMAREPMVWWSLLSAFIFMFILVLAANLFADRVQWVLNPRNS, from the coding sequence ATGACACCAGTTTTTTTATGGACTGACTTGATGATCTGGTTGTTGTTCGCAGCAATGGTCTGGGGTTTGCGCTCGATCCGAAAATCCAAACAGGCCCGTAAGCAGTGGCGGGAAATCTTCGAATCACCGATTGCGATGGCATCTGCTGTTGTTTTGAGTTTTTATGTCTTGATCGCTTTAAGCGACTCGCTGCATATGAAATTTCAGCAGGAAAGCCGATGGGCGCCGACGGGATACGAAAATCAGGTTCTCAGTCTGCTGGATTTATCACTCTGGCATCTGGTTAAACATCAGGAAAGAACCTACTCGGCTCCTTTTTCTTCCGAAGAATACAGCAGGTCAATCCGTTACGCCGAAGACGGACAGGTTCAGCAGATTTACCGTCCGCTGCAATTTGCGGCATCCCATTTGGAGAACCCAGAGAGTCGCGATGAATTCTGGAAAGATGTCGGAGCCAAGGCTGCGATTGGTCTCTTGGCGGGAGTAGGGCTGACGTTGGCGATTTTTATTTTTCATGGCTATTTCAGGGTGCGCGCCTACGTAAAGCGCGATATCCGCGTGAAACCGAAAAAACTGCCATGGCGTTCGGGCTATTTTATGCTCCTCCTGTTGCTGGCTGTTTTCGGCGCATTATATTATTTGAGTTATTTCTACCATGTTCTCGGCACGGATAAGGTCGGTGAGGATGTTTTTTATCAGGCGCTGAAAAGTGTTCGTACCGGGGTACTGATCGGTTCTTTGACGACCTTGGTCATGTTGCCTCTTGCTCTGTTTCTCGGCATCAGTGCCGGCTATTTCAAAGGCTGGATCGATGATGTGATTCAGTATCTTTACACGACCTTGAATTCAATTCCCGGTGTATTGCTGATCGCCGCGGCAGTGCTGGTCATGCAATCATGGATGACGCTGCATCCAGCCGGTTTCGGCAGTAGTGAGGAGCGTGCCGATCTGCGTTTGCTGTTTCTGATTTTTATTCTCGGGATGACAAGCTGGACCGGGTTGTGCAGGCTGTTGAGAGCGGAAACGCTGAAAATTTCGCAGTTGGAATATATTCAGTCAGCAAAGGCCTTCGGCATGGGTGGGATGACATTGATTTACCGACATATCATGCCGAATCTGATGCATCTGGTTCTGATTGCGGTTGTCTTGGATTTCAGTGGCCTGGTACTGGCTGAGGCGGTGTTGTCTTATGTGGGTGTTGGCGTTGATCCGACAACCTACAGCTGGGGAAATATGATTAATCAGGCACGTCTTGAAATGGCGCGTGAACCCATGGTTTGGTGGTCTCTGTTGTCGGCATTTATTTTCATGTTTATCCTGGTTTTGGCAGCAAACCTGTTTGCCGACCGGGTACAGTGGGTTCTGAACCCGCGAAATTCATAA
- a CDS encoding ABC transporter substrate-binding protein has protein sequence MPSLFLASIFIFFSTNVSAGFLGVWNSPYASDEIASKTLFSSFSSPPKHLDPVISYNANEWSIISQIYEPPLQYHYLKRPYTLEALTLKALPQVRYLDSGLQEVTEGDPAIAFSEYHFEIKPNIRYQPHPAFARFKDGRYRYLNMQPQALEGIRSPGDFAHQSTRELFAEDYVYAIKRMALRQNHSPILDAMKQYIDGLDEFSERVTASYGALLTAESKSKDEVFFDLRKEMISGVQVIDEYRYKIRIKGIYPQFLYWLSMNFFAPVPWEAVRFYKQEPLVEKNLTLDTYPVGTGAFYLAENNPNRRMRLLRNPYFSHAVYPSDGLAEGADPKLLEDAGKPLPFLNEVIYSLEKESVPLWNKFLQGYYDASGVGSDSFDQAISVSSSGGMNLTAAMKNKGIRFLNEVEPTVFYFGFNMADPVVGGYDEKKRKLRRAISIALNIEEYISIFLNGRGLAAQGPIPPGIFGYREGQAGMNPYIYDWKQGRAQRKPIEEAKKLLAEAGYPGGKSPDGAPLKLYYDTSATGPDSKALLNWYRKQFAKLGIELVIRSTDYNRFQDKVRGAKAQMFSWGWNADYPDPENFLFLLYGANAAVNTNGTGINSSNYDNPEFDRLFLQMKTLKNGEQRLELIDQMLEILRRDAPWSWGFSPKSLALYHRWLENMWANPLANNTLKYKDLDVTQRSEALQEWNRPVIWPLLAILVLLAMVSIPLRTAYRRRQERTLAFKDVGTD, from the coding sequence ATGCCATCACTTTTTTTGGCTTCGATTTTCATTTTTTTCAGTACGAATGTTTCAGCTGGTTTTCTCGGCGTGTGGAATAGTCCTTATGCTTCTGATGAAATTGCCTCGAAAACGCTGTTCAGTTCTTTTTCTTCTCCACCGAAACATCTTGATCCGGTTATTTCGTATAACGCGAACGAATGGTCGATCATCAGCCAAATCTACGAACCGCCGCTACAGTATCATTATCTGAAACGCCCTTATACTCTGGAAGCCTTGACTTTAAAAGCATTGCCGCAGGTTCGTTATCTGGATAGCGGTCTGCAAGAAGTTACGGAAGGTGATCCGGCGATTGCTTTCAGCGAATATCATTTTGAAATCAAGCCGAACATCCGTTATCAGCCCCATCCGGCATTTGCGCGCTTTAAAGACGGACGCTATCGATACCTGAATATGCAACCACAGGCCTTGGAGGGAATTCGTTCTCCTGGCGATTTTGCGCATCAATCGACACGCGAGCTGTTTGCCGAGGACTATGTGTATGCGATTAAAAGAATGGCGTTGCGCCAGAACCATTCTCCGATCCTGGATGCCATGAAACAGTATATTGATGGTCTGGACGAATTTTCGGAACGGGTGACGGCTTCCTACGGAGCCTTGCTTACAGCCGAGAGTAAATCAAAAGATGAAGTGTTTTTTGACTTGAGAAAGGAAATGATAAGCGGTGTTCAAGTTATTGATGAATATCGTTATAAAATACGGATTAAAGGTATTTACCCGCAATTTTTATATTGGTTGAGCATGAACTTTTTTGCCCCGGTTCCCTGGGAAGCCGTCCGTTTTTATAAACAGGAACCTTTGGTTGAAAAAAATCTTACTCTGGATACCTATCCGGTTGGAACCGGAGCATTTTATCTGGCCGAGAATAACCCTAATCGCCGAATGCGATTGCTCAGAAACCCTTATTTTTCTCATGCTGTCTACCCGAGCGATGGCCTTGCGGAAGGTGCCGATCCGAAACTTTTGGAAGACGCCGGCAAGCCGTTGCCGTTTTTGAATGAAGTGATCTATTCTCTGGAGAAGGAAAGCGTTCCATTATGGAATAAATTTCTTCAAGGGTACTATGACGCCTCTGGCGTCGGTTCGGACAGTTTTGATCAGGCGATCAGTGTGTCTTCAAGCGGTGGCATGAATTTAACTGCAGCCATGAAGAATAAGGGCATTCGTTTCCTCAATGAAGTCGAGCCGACGGTTTTTTATTTCGGTTTTAACATGGCGGATCCGGTGGTAGGTGGCTACGATGAGAAAAAGCGCAAATTACGGCGAGCCATCAGTATTGCGTTGAATATTGAAGAATACATTTCCATCTTTCTGAATGGTCGGGGATTGGCGGCTCAGGGGCCGATTCCTCCCGGGATTTTCGGTTATCGAGAAGGCCAAGCAGGAATGAATCCTTATATCTACGACTGGAAACAGGGCCGGGCCCAGCGTAAACCGATTGAGGAAGCAAAAAAATTGCTTGCCGAAGCCGGTTATCCAGGAGGTAAATCTCCTGATGGGGCGCCTTTGAAACTGTACTATGACACTTCGGCAACCGGCCCCGACAGCAAGGCTCTGTTGAACTGGTACCGCAAACAGTTTGCCAAGCTCGGAATCGAGCTGGTCATTCGCTCGACGGACTATAACCGTTTTCAAGACAAGGTAAGAGGCGCAAAGGCTCAGATGTTTTCTTGGGGCTGGAATGCGGATTATCCCGATCCGGAAAATTTTCTGTTTCTACTATATGGGGCGAATGCCGCAGTGAATACCAATGGCACCGGAATTAATAGCAGTAATTATGATAATCCGGAATTTGATCGATTGTTTTTGCAGATGAAGACTTTGAAGAATGGAGAGCAACGTCTTGAATTAATTGACCAAATGTTAGAAATTCTCCGCAGAGATGCTCCCTGGTCCTGGGGATTCAGCCCGAAATCACTGGCTCTGTATCATCGTTGGCTCGAAAATATGTGGGCCAACCCGCTGGCGAATAATACGCTGAAATATAAGGATCTTGATGTGACACAGCGATCGGAAGCTTTGCAAGAGTGGAATCGACCGGTGATCTGGCCTTTATTGGCCATATTGGTTTTGCTGGCGATGGTTTCGATTCCGCTTCGTACCGCTTATCGCCGGAGGCAGGAGCGAACTCTGGCATTCAAGGATGTAGGGACGGATTAG